From a single Osmerus mordax isolate fOsmMor3 chromosome 6, fOsmMor3.pri, whole genome shotgun sequence genomic region:
- the cldc1 gene encoding CD209 antigen-like protein E isoform X1 — protein MENAEDYSSLQEFTEDLSSRGNRPILYPNNSTQGLKRGSECLRRETALFVLIGLLASVCANIVLSVLLFTRHSASVPQETTAMTLRLNSVQSRYISLCEEYTMLGQSCSKTVKKCRECPEGWIHLPDKCYKFSDKKLDWLSSSQSCTTMGSHLTILHSKEQHDALEKEARRIGGSDYHFWIGLSDLEKEGDWRWVDNTTLQNKYWDEWDSEPNNHQSGGLEGEDCVVLDSFSLTWSDVQCENIYKYICQMDAIQLN, from the exons ATGGAAAACGCGGAGGACTACTCCAGTCTGCAGGAGTTTACTGAAGACTTGTCCTCCAGAGGTAACAGACCTATTTTGTACCCCAACAaca GTACACAGGGACTGAAAAGGGGGTCCGAGTGTTTACGGAGGGAGACTGCACTATTTGTGCTCATTGGCCTCCTGGCCTCTGTCTGTGCCAACATTGTACTGAGCGTGCTTC TTTTCACCAGGCACTCAGCCAGCGTTCCTCAAGAGACTACAGCCATGACGCTGAGGTTGAACTCTGTACAGAGCCGGTATATCAGTCTCTGTGAGGAATACACCATGCTGGGACAAAGCTGCTCCAAGACAG TGAAGAAGTGTAGAGAGTGCCCTGAAGGATGGATACATTTACCAGACAAATGCTACAAGTTTAGTGATAAAAAGCTGGACTGGTTGAGTAGCAGCCAAAGTTGCACAACTATGGGAAGCCATCTGACTATCCTGCACAGCAAAGAACAacat GACGCACTGGAAAAAGAGGCGAGGAGGATTGGTGGGTCTGACTACCACTTTTGGATCGGCCTATCAGActtggagaaagagggggactgGAGATGGGTGGACAACACAACCCTCCAAAATAa ataTTGGGATGAATGGGATTCAGAGCCAAATAACCACCAGTCTGGAGGGTTAGAAGGGGAGGACTGTGTTGTCCTGGACAGCTTTTCACTGACCTGGTCTGATGTACAATGTGAAAACatctacaaatacatttgtcagaTGGACGCCATCCAGCTCAACTGA
- the cldc1 gene encoding CD209 antigen-like protein E isoform X2, which yields MENAEDYSSLQEFTEDLSSRGTQGLKRGSECLRRETALFVLIGLLASVCANIVLSVLLFTRHSASVPQETTAMTLRLNSVQSRYISLCEEYTMLGQSCSKTVKKCRECPEGWIHLPDKCYKFSDKKLDWLSSSQSCTTMGSHLTILHSKEQHDALEKEARRIGGSDYHFWIGLSDLEKEGDWRWVDNTTLQNKYWDEWDSEPNNHQSGGLEGEDCVVLDSFSLTWSDVQCENIYKYICQMDAIQLN from the exons ATGGAAAACGCGGAGGACTACTCCAGTCTGCAGGAGTTTACTGAAGACTTGTCCTCCAGAG GTACACAGGGACTGAAAAGGGGGTCCGAGTGTTTACGGAGGGAGACTGCACTATTTGTGCTCATTGGCCTCCTGGCCTCTGTCTGTGCCAACATTGTACTGAGCGTGCTTC TTTTCACCAGGCACTCAGCCAGCGTTCCTCAAGAGACTACAGCCATGACGCTGAGGTTGAACTCTGTACAGAGCCGGTATATCAGTCTCTGTGAGGAATACACCATGCTGGGACAAAGCTGCTCCAAGACAG TGAAGAAGTGTAGAGAGTGCCCTGAAGGATGGATACATTTACCAGACAAATGCTACAAGTTTAGTGATAAAAAGCTGGACTGGTTGAGTAGCAGCCAAAGTTGCACAACTATGGGAAGCCATCTGACTATCCTGCACAGCAAAGAACAacat GACGCACTGGAAAAAGAGGCGAGGAGGATTGGTGGGTCTGACTACCACTTTTGGATCGGCCTATCAGActtggagaaagagggggactgGAGATGGGTGGACAACACAACCCTCCAAAATAa ataTTGGGATGAATGGGATTCAGAGCCAAATAACCACCAGTCTGGAGGGTTAGAAGGGGAGGACTGTGTTGTCCTGGACAGCTTTTCACTGACCTGGTCTGATGTACAATGTGAAAACatctacaaatacatttgtcagaTGGACGCCATCCAGCTCAACTGA
- the cops7a gene encoding COP9 signalosome complex subunit 7a: MEVEQLLSLSGSALAQAVSSLLETPGLYVFSDILELPNVRELETGPHAPVYQLLSLFAYGTYCDYKERAASLPELTPAQRNKLRHLSIITLASNLKCLPYSLLLQQLELKNVRELEDLLIEAVYCDIIQGKLDQRNQQVEVDCSVGRDLGPNELPNIANTLQEWCSGCEAVLCGIEEQVTRANQYRESQLKVKVQVETEVSNLQKTLKTSSASPSSGPAPAGAASNQDADQPAEPRDPASSQEPRQPGKKSSKVKGLRGSGKIWSKSN; this comes from the exons ATGGAGGTGGAACAGCTGTTGTCCCTGTCTGGTTCTGCGTTGGCCCAGGCTGTCAGCTCTCTGCTCGAGACGCCAGGCCTCTACGTGTTCTCTGACATCCTCGAGCTACCCAACGTcagagag ctgGAGACGGGACCACACGCACCGGTCTACCAGCTCCTCAGCCTCTTCGCCTATGGAACCTACTGCGACTACAAAG aAAGGGCAGCGTCTCTCCCGGAGTTGACCCCCGCACAGAGGAACAAGCTCCGTCACCTTTCCATCATTACGCTGGCATCCAATCTCAAG TGCCTGCCCTACTCCCTCCTACTCCAGCAGCTGGAGCTGAAGAACGTGCGTGAGCTGGAGGACCTGCTGATCGAGGCCGTCTACTGTGACATCATCCAGGGGAAGCTGGACCAGAGGAACCAGCAGGTGGAGGTTGACTGCAGCGTGGGCCGAGACCTGGGGCCCAACGAGCTGCCCAACATCGCCAACACGCTGCAGGAGTG gtgtTCGGGGTGTGAAGCAGTCCTTTGTGGGATTGAGGAGCAAGTTACCAGAGCCAACCAGTACAGAGAGAGCCAGCTAAAAGTCAAAGTTCAGGTGGAAACAGAG gtGTCAAACCTGCAGAAAACATTAAAGACCAGCTCCGCCTCCCCCTCGTCCGGCCCCGCCCCCGCAGGAGCTGCATCCAATCAGGATGCTGATCAGCCAGCCGAACCCAGAGACCCCGCCTCCTCCCAAGAACCACGGCAACCAGGCAAGAAAAGTTCAAAGGTGAAAGG GCTTCGCGGGAGCGGGAAGATCTGGTCCAAGTCTAACTGA
- the pianp gene encoding LOW QUALITY PROTEIN: PILR alpha-associated neural protein (The sequence of the model RefSeq protein was modified relative to this genomic sequence to represent the inferred CDS: deleted 1 base in 1 codon), producing the protein PRRRRKRGAGGGPSRPRCPSPAQATPTPLWAVDWGPTHPLEDETHHFLSSQETDHKWATTSAETWSHHQGAPGSTEPQESLLEARDARERRTERVDPQFYVTVTISSLLILTAVIITAKLCYDRSCSQHPPPLSRGVAPPLSLALPRSLAMEDSRQTLHSTPSFTDRERIPVVNL; encoded by the exons CCGAGACGACGGCGAAAGCGAGGGGCAGGTGGAGGCCCCTCTCGGCCCCGCTGTCCGTCACCCGCCCAGGCCACGCCCACGCCTCTCTGGGCGGTGGACTGGGGCCCGACGCATCCCCTGGAGGACGagacgcatcacttcctgtccagccAGGAAACCGACCAC AAGTGGGCCACAACGTCAGCCGAGACTTGGTCGCATCATCAGGGTGCGCCGGGCAGCACCGAGCCCCAGGAGTCTCTGCTGGAAGCCAGGGacgcgagggagaggaggacggagag aGTGGACCCTCAGttctacgtcacagtgaccatCTCTTCCCTGCTCATCCTGACAGCAGTCATCATAACAGCCAAACTCTG TTACGACCGCAGCTGTTCCCAGCACCCACCCCCGCTTTCCCGTGGCgtggccccccccctctcgctcgccctccctcgctccctcgccATGGAGGACAGCCGGCAGACGCTGCACAGCACCCCCTCCTTTACCGACAGGGAGAG GATACCTGTGGTGAATCTTTAA
- the si:ch211-154o6.3 gene encoding LOW QUALITY PROTEIN: uncharacterized protein si:ch211-154o6.3 (The sequence of the model RefSeq protein was modified relative to this genomic sequence to represent the inferred CDS: inserted 2 bases in 2 codons; deleted 1 base in 1 codon), producing MGEARKLQKKLRQIENLEIKITLTPEERFKISTKAELRSRLAELLLQPSGPQLTPGIVREGEKEKMKRQVEDASEALPSHKPPATKIPKGESRRLAARQEQTAAGGDTGGGEERRATPKPSEPCPAVKQQRPAEPAEPCPAVTQQRPAEPEGDAEFNSLKASWEKAKFRLRFLEGHSDIITCVVSVDNLVVSGSRDTTVKVWHVPTATEQRNLGGHTGGVTCLSVPPPEYCRRLARSLSLSEKERFILSGAVDCCVRIWALSTGQCVKSIYTFNTVSALCFVPEGNGYIVTGSDGGKVQGWSWLTLDNCQSINAHQETVTSLQSQGPLVFSGSADGSVCVWEDLCQSGXPLRLLHHWTPWVTGCRGHGXRLTLSPRGDRLFLAYGRANVKILNWRAGTVSKLANHSSSAGVTDCVHQTGGILIGSCYDLTNGESTLNLFSLPRCRYLTSLMCEEIPRILCFATWFTGSGDHRWVTGGRDLVVWSSCPAPASREYDDNDGDDKDSTSQDASDGSSSGSAVFFSE from the exons ATGGGGGAGGCGAGGAAGTTACAGAAGAAGTTGAGACAGATTGAGAATTTGGAGATCAAAATCACTCTTACCCCGGAGGAAAGATTCAAG ATCTCCACGAAGGCGGAGCTCCGGTCCAGATTGGctgagctgctgctgcagcctTCTGGCCCCCAGCTAACTCCAGGGatcgtgagagagggagaaaaagagaagatgAAAAGACAAGT TGAAGATGCCTCTGAGGCCCTTCCATCACATAAGCCTCCAGCTACCAAGATCCCCAAGGGAGAGTCTCgaaggctggcagccaggcaggagcagactgcagcgggGGGAGACacaggcggaggagaggagaggcgggcGACTCCCAAGCCTTCAGAACCCTGCCCAGCCGTGaaacagcagagaccagcagaACCAGCAGAACCCTGCCCAGCCGTGACACAGCAAagaccagcagaaccagagggAG ATGCCGAATTCAACTCCCTCAAAGCATCCTGGGAAAAAGCCAAGTTCCGATTGAGGTTCTTGGAGGGtcacagtgacatcatcacctgcgTGGTGTCTGTAGATAACCTGGTGGTCTCAGGAAG CCGAGACACGACGGTCAAGGTGTGGCATGTCCCCACGGCAACGGAGCAGAGAAATCTGGGGGGTCACACAGGGGGggtaacctgtctgtctgttcctccacCAGAGTACTGCAGGAGGCTAG CAaggtccctgtctctgtctgagaAGGAGAGGTTCATTCTAAGTGGTGCAGTCGACTGTTGTGTGAGGATTTGGGCCTTAAGCACTG gtCAGTGTGTTAAGTCCATCTACACGTTCAACACTGTGTCTGCTCTCTGCTTTGTGCCCGAGGGAAATGGATACATCGTCActggatcag atGGGGGTAAGGTTCAAGGCTGGAGCTGGCTCACCCTGGACAACTGTCAATCGATCAACGCTCACCAGGAAACTGTCACTTCCCTGCAG TCCCAGGGTCCTCTGGTGTTCAGCGGATCAgcggatgggagtgtgtgtgtgtgggaggacctCTGTCAGAGCG ACCCCTTGCGACTCTTACATCACTGGACGCCATGGGTGACGGGCTGCAGAGGTCATG GCCGTCTGACCCTCAGTCCCCGTGGCGACAGGCTTTTCTTGGCCTATGGGAGAGCTAACGTGAAGATCCTCAACTGGAGGgctg GTACTGTGTCCAAACTGGCCAATCACAGCAGCTCTGCAGGAGTCACAGACTGTGTCCATCAGACAGGGGGAATCCTGATTGGCTCCTGCTATGACTTAACAAATGGGGAGAGCACACTCAACT tatTCTCGCTTCCTAGGTGCAGGTACTTGACCTCCCTGATGTGTGAGGAAATACCCAGAATTCTGTGCTTCGCCACTTGGTTCACAGGAAGT GGGGACCACCGCTGGGTGACGGGGGGACGGGATCTGGTTGTCTGGAGCAGCTGCCCAGCTCCAGCAAGCAGAG aatatgatgataatgatggtgaCGACAAAGACTCCACATCCCAAGATGCATCAGACGGCTCCTCTTCTGGTTCCGCTGTGTTCTTCAGTGAGTGA